The Ectothiorhodospiraceae bacterium BW-2 nucleotide sequence TCCCATAGAGATTGTTTTCAGTTACAAACAGCACCGGTAGCTCCCAAATAGCCGCCATATTCATCGATTCGTGAAAGGTGCCCTGGTTATTAGCCGCATCGCCTAGAAAACAGATGGAGATCTCATCGCCCCCCTTTAACTTAATCCCCTTAGCCATCCCAACGGCTAACGGGAACGGGCCGCCAACCAGCGCATAGCCCCCCATAAAACGGTGCTTAACATCAAAAATGTGCATCGAACCGCCACGCCCTTTCGAAGAGCCGCTCTCCTTACCATAGAGCTCCGCCATCACCGCCTTCGGATCAGCCCCGCATTTAAGCGCATGGACATGATCGCGGTAACCGGTAATCACATAGTCCACTCCGGGTCGCGCGGCCTCCATCACTCCATGGACACACGCCTCCTCCCCCGGATAGAGGTGGAGGAACCCCCCAATTTTGCGTTCTACATAGGCCTCGTAGCACCGCTCCTCAAAGCGGCGGGCAAAGAGCATCTCCCGCAATAGTCGTTTTTTATCCGCAGCGTTCATATCGCCTCTCTAGTTGTCGTCTCAAGCATTCAATGATTTCGTATAGGGATCGCGCAATACAATCGTATCGGCCCGATCCGGTCCGGTAGAGATAATATCGACCGGCACCCCAATCAGCTCCTCAATTTGACTGATATAAGCTTTAGCATTAGCTGGTAGTTGATCATAGTCGCGCACGCCAAGCGTCGATTCCTGCCACCCTGGTAGTTCGATATAGTCGGGGCGGCACTCCTGATAGGCATCGGCACCGATGGGGGGCTCAGTAAGCACCTGCCCCCCGCGACGGTAACTGACCGCCACTTTCAAGCTTTCCAGTCCATCTAGCACATCCATTTTAGTCAAACAGATACCGCTTAGGCTATTAATCGTCGCCGAACGGCGCAGCGACACCACATCGAGCCAGCCACAACGCCGTGGTCGTCCGGTGGTCGCCCCATACTCACAGCCGGTATCGGCCATCTGTTTACCAACCGCATCAGTCAAATCGACGCCATCATAGAGTTCGGTTGGAAATGGCCCTGCACCAACTCGAGTGGTATAGGCTTTGGTAATCCCCAAAATATAATCCAAATCGCGCGGACCGACCCCAGTACCGGTCGCCGCCCCCCCCGCCGTTGGGCTCGATGAGGTGACATAGGGATAGGTACCGTGATCGATATCGAGCAGAGCCCCCTGCGCCCCCTCAAACATCACATTTTTACCCTCACGGCGTAGTCGGTGCAGTAGAGCGGTCACATCCCCCACCATAGGGCGAATCGCCTCGGCCATCTGCAACCCCTTATCGAGCTGCTGCTGATAATCGACCTGCGGCCGCTCAAAGAGCCTCTCTAGGACAAAATTGTGGTAGGCCATCACCTCCTGCAATCTATCGGCAAAGCGCTTCTCATCCAGTAGATCGCCCACTTTGAGTCCCCGACGGGAGATCTTATCCTCATAGGCAGGGCCAATACCGCGACCGGTTGTACCAATCGCCCGACTGCCACGGGCAAACTCCCGCGCCTGATCGAGCGCGACATGGTAGTCGAGAATCAGCGTCGCCGCTGCGCTAATCGTCAGCCGCCCGTCACTCTCGACACCGGAGTTATGCAACATTTTAAGCTCATCTAGCAGCGCATCGGGAGCTAGCACCACCCCGTTACCGACCATACAGGCGACATCGGGGCGCAAAATACCGGAGGGAATAAGAT carries:
- a CDS encoding adenylosuccinate synthase; protein product: MGKNVVVVGTQWGDEGKGKIVDLLTEKADAVVRFQGGHNAGHTLVIEGKKTVLHLIPSGILRPDVACMVGNGVVLAPDALLDELKMLHNSGVESDGRLTISAAATLILDYHVALDQAREFARGSRAIGTTGRGIGPAYEDKISRRGLKVGDLLDEKRFADRLQEVMAYHNFVLERLFERPQVDYQQQLDKGLQMAEAIRPMVGDVTALLHRLRREGKNVMFEGAQGALLDIDHGTYPYVTSSSPTAGGAATGTGVGPRDLDYILGITKAYTTRVGAGPFPTELYDGVDLTDAVGKQMADTGCEYGATTGRPRRCGWLDVVSLRRSATINSLSGICLTKMDVLDGLESLKVAVSYRRGGQVLTEPPIGADAYQECRPDYIELPGWQESTLGVRDYDQLPANAKAYISQIEELIGVPVDIISTGPDRADTIVLRDPYTKSLNA
- the pdhA gene encoding pyruvate dehydrogenase (acetyl-transferring) E1 component subunit alpha, with protein sequence MNAADKKRLLREMLFARRFEERCYEAYVERKIGGFLHLYPGEEACVHGVMEAARPGVDYVITGYRDHVHALKCGADPKAVMAELYGKESGSSKGRGGSMHIFDVKHRFMGGYALVGGPFPLAVGMAKGIKLKGGDEISICFLGDAANNQGTFHESMNMAAIWELPVLFVTENNLYGIGTRIDRSTAVQDQYKRTCGYNIPSAQADGQDIDQVYEAAKIAVDHVRSGQGPYMLELMTYRYRGHSMSDSNAYRSKDEEQMWGKRDPITILRNRLIEAGEMTDIDYQQLDKEIIESIERDIIAFCEASAEPDVAELERYVLAENDPWVKGGVA